In the genome of Raphanus sativus cultivar WK10039 chromosome 4, ASM80110v3, whole genome shotgun sequence, one region contains:
- the LOC108811035 gene encoding uncharacterized protein At5g23160: MGKPERKAREKTFSSSSSYLLGCFGISRKIHSHKQTLDDGAGGQENKKKKTRSRWFSRATAFRVKNNCEITTTTICETKKHNSTIEDDKQNLFRVLRQVTDPKNITAVGQHETKEFSFQQRDTNPEPLTLSGYDMCYEKVSTTTVGVGKLEPTTTVGSGSKREKSSRVRKASRVDSVIGISIIMLTLMIMLMWGRLCAIICTCTWCYFLPRLKRTRTGGGKAEGKDDLDLNSAAYKKKIVLDGFLVRQQRRVLM; encoded by the exons ATGGGCAAACCGGAGAGGAAAGCCAGAGAGAAGACGTTCTCTTCTTCGTCGTCTTATCTTCTTGGCTGCTTCGGTATTTCCCGGAAGATACACTCACACAAACAAACGCTAGACGACGGCGCCGGCGGTCaagagaataagaagaagaaaacaaggaGTCGTTGGTTTTCTCGAGCGACAGCATTCCGTGTGAAAAACAACTGCGAGATCACAACGACGACGATTTGTGAGACGAAGAAACATAACTCGACTATTGAAGATGATAAGCAAAACCTGTTTCGGGTGTTACGTCAAGTTACTGACCCGAAGAACATAACTGCGGTTGGACAACATGAAACTAAAGAG TTTTCTTTTCAGCAAAGAGACACAAACCCGGAACCGTTGACTTTATCAGGATACGACATGTGTTACGAAAAGGTGTCAACTACTACAGTTGGTGTCGGGAAACTCGAACCGACTACAACCGTCGGGTCCGGATCCAAACGGGAGAAGTCTTCACGGGTCAGGAAAGCGTCGCGGGTTGACTCGGTGATTGGGATATCAATCATAATGCTAACGCTAATGATCATGTTGATGTGGGGGCGTCTGTGTGCTATTATTTGTACATGTACTTGGTGTTACTTTCTCCCTCGTCTCAAACGCACACGCACTGGTGGCGGTAAAGCTGAAGGCAAAGATGATTTGGATTTGAACTCTGCGgcttataagaaaaaaatcgtTTTGGATGGGTTTTTGGTACGGCAGCAACGCCGCGTTTTGATGTGA
- the LOC108809782 gene encoding cytochrome P450 86B1-like, protein MSTNSSYYLTFSDANDPLVSRRLFLLRNVQVLEFLLALFAFIAIHSLRQKKHYGLPVWPFLGMLPSLASGLRGNIYEWLSDILRRQNGTFRFRGPWLSSLNSTITCDPRNVEHLLKNRFSVYPKGSYFRDNLRDLLGEGIFNADDETWQRQRKTASIDFHSAKFRQLTTHSLYELVHKRLLPVLEASVKSSSPIDLQDVLLRLTFDNVCMIAFGVDPGCLGPDQPVIPFAKAFEDATEAAVCRFVMPTCVWKLMKYLDLGTEKMLKESIKGVDDFADEVIRTRKKELSLEGESTKRSDLLTVFMGLRDEKGGSFSDKFLRDICVNFILAGRDTSSVALSWFFWLLEKNPEVEEKIMVEICKILRQRDDNGKGGKIDYEPVFGPEEIKKMDYLQAALSEALRLYPSVPVDHKEVQEDDVFPDGTILKKGEKVIYAIYAMGRMEAIWGEDCREFRPERWLRDGQFMSESAYKFTAFNGGPRLCLGKDFAYYQMKSTAAAIVYRYKMKVVEGHKVEPKLALTMYMKHGLMVNLINRSFSEIDQYYAKTIEDGSSV, encoded by the exons ATGAGTACCAATTCTTCTTACTATCTCACCTTCAGTGACGCTAATGACCCTCTTGTTTCACGGAGGCTGTTTCTCCTCAGAAACGTTCAAGTTCTTGAGTTTCTTCTTGCCCTTTTCGCCTTTATCGCCATACATTCCTTGCGTCAGAAGAAACACTACGGTCTTCCCGTATGGCCCTTTCTAGGGATGCTTCCTTCTCTAGCTTCCGGCCTCAGAGGAAACATATACGAGTGGCTAAGCGATATTCTCCGTCGTCAAAACGGCACTTTCCGTTTCAGAGGCCCTTGGTTAAGCAGCCTCAACAGTACCATTACTTGCGACCCAAGAAACGTTGAGCATCTCCTCAAGAACCGTTTCTCTGTCTACCCTAAAGGTTCTTACTTCCGAGACAACCTCAGAGACCTTCTAGGAGAGGGTATATTCAACGCGGATGACGAGACTTGGCAGAGGCAGAGGAAGACCGCAAGCATCGACTTTCATTCAGCTAAGTTCAGACAACTAACAACTCACTCCTTGTATGAGCTTGTGCACAAGAGGCTCTTACCAGTTCTCGAAGCTTCGGTTAAAAGCTCTTCTCCTATTGATCTACAAGACGTGTTGTTGAGGCTAACGTTTGATAACGTATGCATGATTGCTTTTGGAGTCGATCCAGGATGTCTCGGTCCAGACCAACCCGTGATACCCTTTGCTAAAGCCTTTGAGGACGCGACCGAAGCTGCAGTTTGTAGATTCGTCATGCCTACTTGCGTGTGGAAGCTCATGAAGTATCTTGATTTAGGAACAGAGAAGATGCTAAAGGAATCAATAAAAGGTGTGGATGATTTTGCTGATGAAGTTATCAGGACGAGGAAGAAAGAACTGTCTCTTGAGGGTGAATCCACAAAGAGATCTGATCTCTTGACGGTGTTTATGGGTCTGAGAGATGAGAAGGGAGGTAGCTTTTCAGACAAGTTTCTTCGTGATATCTGTGTGAACTTCATACTTGCTGGGAGAGATACTTCTTCTGTTGCTCTCAGCTGGTTCTTCTGGTTGCTAGAGAAGAATCCAGAAGTGGAAGAGAAGATCATGGTGGAGATATGTAAGATTTTGAGGCAGAGGGATGATAATGGTAAGGGAGGGAAGATAGATTATGAGCCTGTGTTCGGACCAGAAGAGATCAAGAAGATGGATTATCTACAAGCTGCTTTGTCTGAAGCTCTTAGGTTATACCCTTCAGTTCCCGTTGATCATAAAGAG GTACAAGAAGATGATGTATTTCCTGATGGAACAATACTGAAAAAAGGAGAAAAGGTTATATATGCTATTTACGCAATGGGTCGTATGGAAGCCATTTGGGGAGAAGACTGTCGCGAGTTTAGGCCAGAGAGGTGGCTAAGAGATGGACAGTTTATGAGTGAGTCGGCATATAAATTCACGGCCTTCAATGGCGGTCCACGCCTTTGTCTAGGCAAAGATTTTGCCTATTATCAGATGAAATCTACCGCGGCTGCTATAGTTTATCGCTACAAGATGAAGGTGGTGGAAGGTCATAAAGTGGAACCGAAGCTAGCTCTTACAATGTACATGAAACATGGCTTGATGGTCAATTTGATCAACAGGAGTTTCTCCGAGATAGATCAATACTATGCCAAGACTATTGAAGATGGTagtagtgtttaa
- the LOC108806389 gene encoding serine carboxypeptidase-like 34 has product MRIFHHDVRSVLVLFLVSCLLGSSLEAKLCSDDDKDGDNGCFRSRVLAAQRADLVKELPGQPPVKFRQYAGYVTVNETHGRALFYWFFEATQNPNKKPLLLWLNGGPGCSSVGFGASEELGPFFPQNSTQPNLKLNPYSWNKAANLLFLESPVGVGFSYSNTSRDISQLGDTVTASDSYNFLVNWFKRFPQYKSRDFYIAGESYAGHYVPQLSELIYNQNKIAPKKDFINLKGLMIGNALLDDETDQKGMIDYAYDHAVISDGLYERVNEHCDFRLEHVSKECDGALDEYFDVYKILDMYSLYSPKCVPTTENSSSSHSVAGSRHLPAARGLFRPRLISNNEGWRKMAAGYDPCASDYTEKYMNRRDVQEALHANVTNIAYPWTHCSDHISFWSDAPASILPTLRTLVSAGLRVWVFSGDTDGRIPVTATRYSLKKLGLKTVQDWTPWYTNKQQVGGWTVEYDGLMFVTVRGAGHQVPTFKPREALQLVHHFLANKKLPTFPF; this is encoded by the exons ATGAGAATTTTTCATCATGATGTGCGTTCTGTTCTTGTCCTATTTCTTGTGTCCTGTCTTCTTGGCTCATCATTAGAAGCAAAGCTCTGTAGCGATGATGACAAGGACGGCGACAATGGTTGTTTCCGGTCTAGGGTTTTGGCAGCGCAACGAGCTGATCTAGTGAAGGAGCTTCCGGGACAACCACCGGTAAAATTCCGGCAATACGCCGGTTATGTGACGGTGAATGAGACACATGGAAGAGCATTGTTTTATTGGTTCTTTGAAGCCACTCAGAATCCAAACAAAAAacctcttcttctttggctcAATGGAG GACCAGGATGTTCATCGGTCGGATTTGGAGCATCAGAAGAACTCGGACCATTTTTCCCTCAAAACTCAACTCAACCTAATCTCAAGCTAAACCCATACAGCTGGAACAAAG CGGCGAATTTATTGTTCTTGGAATCGCCGGTGGGAGTTGGATTCTCCTACTCTAACACAAGCCGTGATATAAGTCAACTCGGCGACACCGTCACAG CTAGTGACTCGTACAACTTCCTCGTCAATTGGTTCAAGAGATTCCCTCAGTACAAGTCTCGCGACTTTTACATTGCTGGAGAAAGCTATGCCG GCCATTACGTTCCTCAACTTTCGGAGCTCATTTACAATCAAAACAAGATAGCACCCAAGAAAGATTTCATAAACCTCAAGGGTCTAATG ATCGGGAATGCATTGTTGGACGACGAAACAGATCAAAAGGGTATGATAGATTACGCGTACGATCACGCAGTGATATCAGATGGATTGTACGAGAGAGTGAATGAACACTGCGACTTCAGACTAGAGCATGTCTCCAAGGAATGTGATGGAGCTTTAGATGAGTATTTTGATGTATACAAGATCCTTGACATGTACAGTCTCTATTCCCCAAAGTGTGTTCCTACCACCGAGAACTCTTCCAGTTCACATTCTGTCGCCGGAAGCCGCCACCTTCCTGCTGCCCGAGGCCTCTTTAGGCCCCGTCTCATCTCCAACAAT GAGGGATGGCGGAAGATGGCGGCCGGGTACGATCCATGTGCATCGGACTATACCGAAAAGTATATGAATAGGAGAGATGTTCAAGAGGCACTTCATGCCAATGTCACCAACATCGCTTACCCTTGGACTCATTGCAG CGATCACATCTCGTTTTGGTCAGACGCTCCCGCTTCCATTCTTCCTACCTTAAGAACACTTGTTTCAGCCGGATTACGAGTATGGGTTTTCAG TGGGGATACAGACGGAAGAATCCCAGTGACGGCAACCAGATACTCATTAAAGAAGCTAGGTCTTAAGACAGTCCAAGACTGGACACCTTGGTACACCAACAAGCAACAAGTCGGCGGGTGGACGGTGGAGTACGACGGGCTAATGTTTGTGACGGTGAGAGGAGCGGGACACCAAGTTCCAACATTCAAACCTAGAGAGGCTCTTCAGCTTGTTCATCATTTTCTTGCTAACAAGAAACTTCCTACGTTTCCCTTTTGA